In the genome of Triticum urartu cultivar G1812 chromosome 5, Tu2.1, whole genome shotgun sequence, one region contains:
- the LOC125555923 gene encoding protein LURP-one-related 8-like, with the protein MAKVHPNVAAPELPAGGRAVVEEQQPTVLTVWRKSLLFNCDGFTVFDSAGGLAFRVDRYGSSSGSRRRAEDVVLMDAAGKPLLTVRRKIKLGLGLGEHWVVYEGDASASATAAKPLLSVRRHHTGLRRRASDKTLAHVTPLGPSSAGADAAAYVVEGSYGRRSCAVRDARGGAPVAEVRRKESVGDDVFRLVVPDHRLGTALSMGVVVALDQMFGAASSRTSLLPRSWSA; encoded by the coding sequence ATGGCCAAGGTGCACCCCAACGTCGCCGCGCCAGAGCTGCCGGCTGGAGGCAGGGCCGTCGTCGAGGAGCAGCAGCCCACGGTGCTGACGGTGTGGCGCAAGTCTCTGCTCTTCAACTGCGACGGCTTCACCGTCTTCGACTCCGCCGGCGGCCTCGCCTTCCGCGTCGACCGCTACGGCTCCTCGTCGGGGAGCCGACGCCGCGCCGAGGACGTCGTGCTCATGGACGCCGCGGGGAAGCCGCTCCTCACCGTGCGGCGCAAGATCAAGCTCGGCCTGGGCCTGGGGGAGCACTGGGTGGTGTACGAGGGCGACGCGAgcgcctccgccaccgccgcgAAGCCGCTCCTCTCCGTGCGCCGTCACCACACCGGCCTCCGCCGCCGCGCGTCTGACAAGACGCTCGCGCACGTCACGCCGCTGGGGCCCTCTTCGGCCGGCGCCGACGCGGCCGCCTACGTCGTGGAGGGGTCGTACGGGCGGCGGAGCTGCGCGGTGCGGGACGCGCGCGGGGGCGCCCCCGTGGCGGAGGTGCGGCGGAAGGAGTCGGTGGGGGACGACGTGTTCCGGCTGGTGGTGCCTGACCACCGCCTGGGAACGGCGCTGTCCATGGGCGTCGTCGTCGCCCTCGACCAGATGTTCGGCGCCGCCTCGTCGCGGACGTCGCTGCTGCCCAGGAGCTGGTCGGCGTAG